In Agrococcus jenensis, the genomic window CCGGTCGTTGGCGTCGGAGTCGGCGTGGCCGTCTCGTCGGGTGCGGAGCTCGGCACGGGCGCTGACGCCTCGTCGGGCTGAGCCTGCGCGCATGCGCCCAGGGTGATGGTCGCGACGACCATGACGGCGGTCGCGGCGAGCAGGCGGCTCTCGATGGGGCGCACGGCGGGCTCCTCTCTCGCGGGGCATCTCCCCCGCTTGCCCTGACATGTCCGGATGCGGGGGCGGGTCACTGGCGGGAGGTCACGGTTCGGTCACGCTTCTCAGCGAGCCCGGGGTGGTCTCGAGACGCGCGCCTGCGGCGTGCTCCTCGGCCGGCAGGAACAGCGAGGGCCGGGCGGTGCTCCGCCCGGCCCTCGTGCTGCACCTGCCTCAGGGCATGCGGGCGTCGTCGTGGTGCCGCTCGAGCGACGCGATGACGGTGAGCAGCTGCTCCTCGGTCGCTCCGCCGAAGAAGGCGTCGCCATCGCTCAGCTGCGTGCTGCTGAACACGCGGCAGATGGTCTCGGCGCACACGGTGCCCGTCGGCCGTGACGCATCCCCCTGGTCGGTGAGGTTGACCCCCACCAGCCCGGCGTTGTAGTCGCCAGTGTCGCCCAGCATGTACGAGACGGCGTGCAGACCATCCGTCGTCGGCCGCACCTCACCGGCGGTCCAGGGCCACTCCGGCTCCTCCCCGTTGAACAGCACGTAGTCGACGTACAGGACCGCGCTGCCGCCGTTCGGCCGGAACAGCTGAACCCAGTTCTCCCACACGGGCACCCCGCCGTGGCCGAAGCCCACGCGGCTGCTGTCGTCGATGCGCCACTCGAGCGGGACCAGGAAGGTCGAGGTGCCGTTCTGCGTCGTGTACGGGAGGTACGTCGTGCCCTCGTGCTCGACGCCGATGCCGGCCGGGACCGCGGTGTCGTCGCCCGAGATCTCGACGGTCGCCATGATGTCGAGTGCGAGCGCGACCTCGTCGCTCCCCAGGTAGGCCTCGACCGCGTCGCGGCTCGAGAACTGCTCCTCCGCGTCCGGGTGCTCGAACTTCAGGAAGTGCAGTCTCGTGGACCCACCGACGCGGAACGAGTCGGAGAGCGGCGCCTCGCCGTCGATCACGGCGACGCTGGCGACGTAGATGTCGCTCTCGTACCGCTCCCACCAGGCAGCAGCCGCGAGGCCTGAGCCGATGTCGATGCGCTCGACGACGTGCTCCTCGAGCGCCGCCGCGCCCACGTCATCGGGCATACCGTCGTCGAACCAGAAGTGGCCGCCATCGGGACCGGTGACCGCCACGATGTTGTCCCACCGCTGCAGGCCGTCGTAGCCGAGGGCGACACGGCTGCTGTCTTCGACGGTCCAGTCCGCCGGGATCTGCATGCGCATCGTGCCGTTCTGCGTCTCGAACGGGACGAGCTCGACGGCATCGCGCTCGGGCGGTGTCGCGGTGCCCGGTGCGCCGGTCGCGCCGGCGGAGGTCGTCGGCGTCGGAGTCGGGCTGGCGGTCGGAGTCGCGCTGGCGGTCGGCGTCGCGCTGGCGGTCGGCGTCGATCGCGGTCGATCGGGCGCCGAGGTCGACCCGGGCTGGGCCTGCGCGCAAGCGCCCAGCATGGCGGTCAGCGTGACGATCGCGGTGGTGGCGAGCACTCGGCTCGGGGAAGGGCGCACGGCGGGGTTCCTCTCTCGCGAGGCTCATCCCCGCACGCTCTGACATGTCCAGCGTCAGGCGGCGGTCACGCCGATCGGGTCACGATTGCATCACGAACGGCGGAGCGGCTCAGGCTCCCGGCTGCGGTGCCAGCTCGGGGCAGTTGCGCTCGACCTCTGGCGACCACGGCATCGCGCCGGCGTCGCGATGCATCCGCTCGAACGCATCGGCGGACACGCCCTGCGCCTCGAATCGACGGGCGAGCTGCTCCCACCGGCGCAGCTCCGGCAGCGCGCCGCGCTCGTGCCAGTCGTGCCACAGCGCGTGCAGCAGCATGTGCTTCGGCTTCGATGTGAAGCGGTGCCGCTCGAAGGCGAGCAGGGCGTCGGCCCACGCGGCAGCGTCGGCGTGGTGCCACCCGGCCCAGACGCTCGACTCCGGCACCACCCTCGGTTGCTCGGTCAAGGACATAGTCGCGATCTCTCCTCGTGGGGCATTGCTGAAACACAGAGTTGCCGATCAGGCAACTCTGCACGACTTCGGACCACTGTACGACGCGCGTGTGACATCCGCTCAACTTTCTTCTGGATCACGCGGTGGGACGCGAGCGGATCACGACGCCCGGAAGAAGAGCTCGCGCGAGTACCCGAATCCGACGCCCACCTGCGTGAGCGCATCGCTCACGGCGACGTCCGGGATGACGGCGGAGCCCCAAGGCTCGGTGCAATAGGCGTAGCGATCGCCCACCTCGATCAGCTCGCCGTCGCCGCCGGCGCACGCCAGCTCGATGTCGACCATCTGCGCACCGGTCTGCGCGGCCACCTCCGCCGCGGTGGCTTCGTCGAAGCCCGCCCCGGTGACGACGCGGAAGGCGGTCGGCGCGCCGATGTCCTGCTCGAACGCTGTCAGGAGCGACATCTCGCGGCCGACGCTCACCGAGATGGCAGCGGCGAGCCCTTGGTCGCACGGGATCATGCGGTCCGTCGAGTCATGCGAGAACCGACCGTCGCCCGCGTCGAACCACATGGGGACGGCCGGCGCGCACGGGATGAGGTAGTCGTAGCGCTCGCCCTCGGCGAGCTCGGCGCCGACGACGGGTACCGGCGTGCCTGCAGGCGAGAGGACGGGCAGCGGCGGCGTCGTGGGCGGCGTGCGCGCCGCCTGCGGTGTGGGCGTCGGCGTCGGCGTCTGCGTCGGCGTCGGCGTCGGCGTCTCGGTCGGGGCAGGCGTAGCGGGCTCCGACGTCGTCGCAGGCGAGGTCGCCGTGGTCGGGCTGGGGCTGGAGGGCTCCGGCACGGGCGCCGGAGCGAGCCCCCCGGCCGGCCCGCACGCCACGAGCCCGAGCAGCACCGCGACCGCGAGCGGTCCTGCGGCCCATCCCGATGCGCGGCGCATCATCGCTCCATCACCCATCGCATGTCGGACCGCGCGACCCCTTCGCCGGACTCCATCCGAGGCGCGAACGAACCGTCCCCGATGGGGACCCCCCAGGCAGCGAGCTGGGGAATGATGCCCGGATCGGCGTTGCAGTCGAAGGTGACGCCGCCGATCGTGACCGTCGGTCCGCAGGCGTAGTAGACGGTCGCCGTCGCGCCCTCGACCGAGCCGAGCGGCACCTCGCCCGGATCCACGACCTGCAGCTGCCCGTCGAAGTCGGGTGACGCCGTGAACTGCGGATCTCCATCGCCGACGACATCGGCTCGGTCGACGAGCGCCCAACCGGTGCCCGGCTCGTGGTCCGCGCAGTCGATCCACTCGGCACCGCCGAACAGCACCGAGCCGGATCCCTCGCACAGCACGTAGACGTCGTAATACCGCTCGAGCGTCGGTCCGCCTGCGGCGCCGGTGTCACCGCATCCGTTGCGGCAGTCCACGAAGTCGGTGACGATCGGCGCGCCGGCCGCCACGCCCTCGAAGCCCGGCGGCGGTACGGGTGCGGTCTCCGTCGGCTCCGGCTCGGGCGGCGCGGTCGCCGTCGCCGTCGGCTCGACGGTCGGCTCGGCGCTCGGCTCCATCGTGGTCGTCGGCGCCGGTGCGGCCTCGTCGATGCGAGGGTCGAGCGCGCCGGCGAACTGCCAGACGCCGACCCCGACGACCGCGGCGGCGACCGCGGCGACCGCGCCGCCGGCGATCGCCCGGTTGCGGCGCCGCTCCCGCACGCGCTCGCGCACCGCCATCGTCGACAGGCCCTGGCGCATCCGCGCCCGGAAGTCGGGGCTCATGCCCTGCTGCTGCCGATCGTTCATGCCGACACCTCCTCGAGGTCGCCGGCGCCGGCCGCCTGCAGGTGGCCGCGCAGCCGCTGCTTCGCCCGGTGGATGCGCGTCTTGGCCGCGCCGTAGCTCACGCCGATCGCCTTGGCCGCGTCGGCGAGCGGGATCTCCTCGAGCAGCACGAGCGACACGAGCCGCGCATCCGTCTCCGACAGCTCCCGCAGGGCCGCGCCGACCGCGCTCGACGCGTCGACCCGCGCGAAGCGGTCGCCCGCGACGTCGGCGGTGTCAGGCGAATCCGGGCCGAGCGGGATGTGCGCGATCAGCCGCTCGTTGCGGCGGATGCTGCGGCGGGCGTTGCGCGCGCAGTTCGTCGCTGTGGCGAGCAGCCACGGCAGCACCGAGTCGTCGACGATGCGCACGCGCGAGCGCTTGCGCCACGCCTCCGCGAACACGGCGGCCGTGACGTCCTCGGTGTCCTGTCGGTGCTGCATCAGCCTCCATGCGTGTCGCCACACGCGGTCTCCGTGGCGGTCGAAGATCGCGGCGAAGGCGACCCCGTCCCCGCGCACGACGGCACGCCACAGCTGCTCGTCGGTCTGCGCGAGGTCCACATCCAGGATTGTCCGGGATGCGGTCCCTGGTTACACGCACGACGCGATCAGTTGCAGGCGCTACGGTTCCACCCCGGCCGGCATCGTCGACGGGTCGACGCCGGTGAGCTCGAGCGTCGCCATGACGTCGAGCGCCTCGAGCACCGGCGCGCTGCTGAGCAGCTGCTCGGCCTCGGCCCGCGAGCCGACCGCCGCCTGGTCGTCGCCGAGCAGCAGCACCGTGCAGGTGTGGGTGCGCTCGACATCCGGCAGCCCGAACGACGGGATCGGCTCCAGCCCCTCCTGGGAGGGCCGCGCGACCCCTGCGTGCACGAACCAGCGGTCGGCCGCGTGCACCCACCACGACATGGCCTTGGTGCCTGCGATGTCCATCGCGCGCTCCTCGACGATGCCGAAGTCGGCGTTCAGGTAGCCGGCCGAGTCACCGAAGCCGTCGTAGTACGTGATGTCGGTGCCGGAGGGCGACGTGAAGCCGACAGTGTTCTCCCACCACGGGTCGCCGTCGAAGTCCATCGTCAGGCGGCTGTTGTCGAGCACAGTCCAGCCCTCCGGCAGCTGCAGGCGCATCGTGCCGTTCTGCGTCTCGAACGTCGAGCTCGCCATCTCGGTGGGCATCGGGGTGCTCGTCGGTGCCGGGGTGATGGTCGGCGCCGGCGTGACGGATCCGGTGGGGGTCGGCTCGACGGGCGTCGGCCTGGCGGTCTCCACCGCGGGCGACGGCGTGGCCGCCGTCTCGGACGGGGCCGTCGGCACGTCGGGGCCGCAGCCGACGAGCAGCACGGCCGCCGCGAGCGCGGCTGCGGCGCCGACCGCGCGAGCGGACGGCCGGGTGGCGATCATCATGGCCTGCTCCTTCTGGTCGCGACTCCCCCGTCGGTCCAGATGCGTCCAGGATGCTCCTGCTCGGCCCGTCGTGGGAGTCACGGTTCGGTCACGGTGCCGATCCCAGCGCGAAGACCGGAAGATGTGCAGCGGAGCGGGGCGTCGAGTGGATAGTCCGCTCGCCCTGCCGCTCCGCCGCACATGCTTCGGGCGCCGCTCCCCCGCGAGGCGGAGGCGACCACGGCGGGGCGCCCGCCGGGCGGCGGAGGCGGCCGACGCATCGGCGCGCCTACGCTGGACGCCATGTCCGTCCGCCGCGCCCCCGACGCGAGCTCGCTGCGCGCCGACCTGGTGCTGGCCGTGGCGCTCGCGCTCATCGGCTGCGTCATGGTGGCGCTCAGCGCCATGACCGGCCTGCAGTTCGCCGACGTGCCGATCTGGGCGCCGCTGCTCGCCGCGGTCCTGCTGCCGGCGCCGCTCGTGCTGCGCCGCGTGCATCCGCTGCCGGTGTCGATCGCGCAGATCGTCATCTACATCGTGGCCGGCGAGGCGGCGGTGCTCGAGCTCTACGCCTCGCAGGTGAGCCTCTTCATGGGCTTCTACTCGATCGGCGCATGGGATGCCGACCGCCGCAGGGCGTTCTGGTCGCGGCTGGTCATCGTCATCGCGATGGCGGTCTGGCTCGCCTCGTCGGCAGTCCGCGGCTTCTTCGACCCCGAGACGGGCGAGCGCGGGGTGTCGGCGTTCTTCGCCTTCCTGGTCATCCAGATCGTCATCAACGCCGCCTACTTCGGCGCCGGCTGGGTCTTCGGCGACAGGGCGTGGCGCAGCGCCGTGGAGCGCGAGGCGCTCGACGCCGCTCACGCCGAGATCCAGGCGCAGCAGGATCGGCTCGCCGAGCAGGCGGTCTCGCTCGAGCGGCTCCGCATCGCGCGCGAGCTGCACGACGTCGTGGCGCACCACGTCTCGGCGATGGGCGTGCAGGCAGGTGCCGCCCGGCGAGTGCTCGACCGCGACCCGGTGAAGGCGGCGGATGCGCTGCGGCACGTCGAGCAGTCGGCGCGCGACGCGATCGGCGAGCTGCGCTCGCTCGTGGTGACGCTGCGCTCTGAGGACGACGGCACGTCGGCGGCCCCCGAGCTGGCTGCGCTGCCCGCGCTCATCGAGTCGGCGCGCGAGAGCGGGCAGCGGATCGAGCTGCAGTCGATCGGCACCCCGCGGCCCGTGACGTCGATGGTCGGCCTCACGGTCTACCGCATCGTGCAGGAGGCGCTCACGAACTCGCGCAAGCACGCCGGTCCGGTGGCGCGGGTCGACGTGCGGCTGCGCTACCTCGATGACGAGATCGAGGTCGAGGTGACCGACGACGGCCGCGGCGGCGCCGCCGGGACGCACGGCGCCGGCGCTGGCCTCATGGGCATGCGCGAGCGCGTCGCCGCGCTCGGCGGATCGCTCGAGGTAGGGCCGCGATCCCGCGGCGGATGGCTCGTGCGGGCGCGCGTGCCGAGCCCCGGCCCGGCACGGGCCGACGAGGCGACGCTGGGGTTCGCCGACGAGGCATCAGCCTCCGCTGGCGAGCCGGCGGCCACCGCCGGCGTCGAGGCCCCCGCCAGCGCCGCACCCGCCGACGCGCCCACGAGCGCCGACGCATCCGCCCGTTGAGGGTCTGCGTCCGAGTGCAGGGCCACTCGGACGCGGACGCTCAAGAGCCGGAGGTCAGGGGCAGCGGGTGTACGCGGCGGTCGCCTCGCTGAGCGTGGGCAGGCCGCCCAGGATCAGCACCTCGTCGGCGCCAGAGCCGAGGAGCGTGCTGCGGCTCACGGCCGGCAGGCACTCGCGTCGGGCGAGCAGCATCGGCGCGCCCTCGGCCCCCGCCGCGGCCGCGCCGGCCAGCGCGTCGGGGAAGTCCGTGCCGCTCGCGATGTAGACGGTGCGCACCTCGTCGAAGACGTCGGCGAGCTGCGCCGCGGTCGCGAAGCGGTCGGCCCCGGCGTAGCGGACCACGCTCGGCACGGCAGCCGAGAGCCCGTTCGCGACCCCCGTCGAGACCGAGGTGCCGTCGCCGACGATCCCCGCCCAGTCGACGCCGAGCCCCTGCAGCGTCGCGCGCGTGGCCGCATCGAGCGAGCCGCTGCCGCCGTCGACCAGCAGCACCGGCCCGCCGCGGAACGCCGCAGCGGGGCCTGCGGCCAACGCATCCGGGAACGTCAGCCCCGTCGCGACGAACGCCGCATCCGCCGAGTCGAAGGCGTGCTCGGCGACCAGCCTGCTCGTGTGGAAGCGGTCGGTGCCGCCCAGCCGCAGCACCGCTCGGGCGGGCGCGAGCGCACGCACCGCATCCTCGACCGCTACCGACACCGAGGGCGCGCCGCCGACGATGACGACCTCCGCCGGGTTCAGGCGCTGGATCTCGGCCAGCACGGCCGGCATGGCCGAGCCTCGCGGCGTCAGCAGCACCGGTCCGCCGGCGTGCGCGGCCGCCGGCCCCGCAGCGAGGCCGTCCGGGAAGTTCTCGCCGCTCGCGAGGTAGACCACCGGCGCACCCGTCGGGAACGTGCGGCGCGAGATCTCGACCGACGTCGCATACCGGTCGGCGCCGGCGATGCGCTGCGCGCTCGGCAGCGGCTCGGTCGGGTCGCCGAACCAGTCGGTCCAGATACGCCAGGTGTTGCGGTTGCCGTAGGCGGAGCACGAGTCGCCCGTGCCGTAGAGGTTCGCGAGCGCCGCCGCGTTGGGCTGGTAGGGCGTGTAGTTGTAGAGCCCCGCCGTGGCGAGGTTGCGGATGAGCACCGGGCTCGAGCCGCACGCCACCTCCGTGTCGTAGCGGATCTGGTTCACGACGCCGGCGCGGTGGTTGTAGCGCTCGGGGTGCGCCGCGTAGCGCTGGAACTGCCGGGCGCCGTAGTAGACCTGGTAGAAGAATCCGGCGACGCTGGCATCGCACGGCGCGGTGTCGGGGCAGCCGAAACCGGTCGCCTTCTCGTAGCGGGACGCGCTCGGCGACGGGTGGGTGATGAGCGTCTGCTCCTTCTGCAGCAGCACCAGCAGGAATCGCTGCGAGATGTCGCAGGCCTGGCCGACGCGCGCGATGATGCTCGCGGCCGACTCGTCCGCCCTCCCCGTCATCGCCCCGCAGTAGGCGTCCGCGGGAATCGACGGGGTCTTCTGGCGGTAGGTGTCGAGGCACGTGTACCCGGCCGTGCAGCCCGCGTGCTTGGCGTCGATGAACGCCTGCACCTGCGCGGCCGTCATCGCGCCACCGTCGTAGAACTGCTCGTCGGAGACGAGGTAGCCGGCTTCGAAGTCGGCCGCCACCGCGGCCGTGGCGCTGCCACCGGTGCCTGCGGGCGGGGTGACCGTCAGCAGACCGGCGACGAGCGCGGTGAGGGCCGCGGCAGCGACAAGACGAGGGCGAAGGCGCATCGGCGGGCCGTTCGTTCGGGCGCAAGCTTCGGGCGTTCACGCATGAGGAAGTTGCTTTCAGCATATGTGCGCACTCGGCAGGCGTCGAGGGATCGGTCGGGGTACGCGGCGCCTGACCCGCGGTCGCCGCGCCGGTAGCGTGGGGCGCGTGACGCGCATCCTGCTGGTGGACGACCAGGCGCTCGTGCGCGCCGGCTTCGAGACGATCCTCTCGAGCGAGCCCGGGTTCGACGTGGTCGGCCAGGCGAAGGACGGCGCCGAAGGCGTGCGCCTCGCCGCCGAGCTGCAGCCCGACGTGATCTGCATGGACGTGCAGATGCCCGTGATGGATGGGCTCGAGGCGACCCGGGCGATCTGCGCCGCGGACGGCCACGCCGCGGTGCTCATGCTGACGACCTTCGATCGCGACGACTTCCTGTTCGACGCGCTCTCGGCCGGCGCCTCCGGCTTCCTCCTCAAGACGGCCGAGCCCGAGCAGCTCATCGACGCCGTGCACGCGCTCGCGCGCGGCGACGCGCTGCTCTCGCCGGAGGTGACCCGTCGCGTCATCGAGCGCTTCGCCGGCGCGACGGGCTCGACGGATGCCGCGGTGACGACGGGCGAGATGCTCGCCGCTCCCCCGAGCCCGGTGCTCGTCGACCTCACCGATCGCGAGCGCGAGACGCTGCTGCTGCTCGCGCGCGGGCGCTCGAACGCCGAGATCGCGCGCGAGCTGTTCGTCGGCGAGGCGACCGTGAAGACGCACGTGTCGAACGTGCTGCTCAAGCTCGGCATCCGCGACCGCATCCACGCCGTCATCTGGGCGTACGAGCACGGTGTGGTCGCGCCCCGTGGCTGAGCCGGTCCGTGCGCGTGCGCCGCAGCCGCGCACGCGGCGCATCCCCGCGGTGGCGGTCGCGTGGTTCGCGCTCTCGGCGGCCGGCCTCGTCGGCACGTGGTGGTACAACATCGCGTTCTTCGCCGACCCGGGCGGGCTCGGCTACCTCGAGGGATGGTTCGCGAACGCCGCGAGCGCGTCAGCATCGATCGACCTGCTCGTCGTCGCCGTCGCGGCCTCGATCTTCATGATCGTGGAGGGCGCTCGGCTCGGATGGGCGCGGTGGGTGTGGGTGCTCGTCGTGCTGGGTGCGGTCATCGCGATCGCCTTCGCCTTCCCGCTCTTCCTCGGGATGCGCGCGGTCGCGCTGCACCGTCGCGCGTCGCCAGAGCGCTGACCCGGTCGCACCGCCGATCAGGTCGGCTCGACGCGCTGCGCCAGCGCCATGGCGTCGTGCGGCGCGTGCCCGTGGATGTCGTTGTCGAAGTAGACGTAGACGTCGCGCGGCGAGCCGTCGGGCGTGGCGACGCCGCTCGTCCAGCCGCGGATGCGCTCCGCCCACGCATCGAGCTCGTCGGGCGTGTAGCCGCTCGCGTACAGCTCGCGCGAGCCGTGCAGGCGCACGTAGGCGAAGTCGGCGGTGACCTCGCCGAACGCCGGCCAGCGGTCGGCCGTGTCGGCGACGGTGAGCGCGACCCTGTGGTGCCGCAGCAGCTCGGCCGCGGCCGGGTCCTCGAAGGAGCGCGCCCGCGGCTCGAGCGCGTGCCGCATCGGCACGTCCGGCCCCTCCTCGAGCCACGTGCGTCCCCGCATCCGGTCGTCGTGGCGACGCGCGAGCTCGAGCGCCTCGCCCGTCGATCGCGGCAGGCCGGCGAGGAAGCGGTCGAGCCCCTCGGCGTCGAACTCCTCGCGCTCGGGCAGCTGCCAGAGGAACGGCCCGAGCTTGGCGCCGAGCGCGAGCACGCCCGAGGCGAAGAAGTTCGCCATCGCGACCTCGACGCCCCGCAGCCGCAGCATGTGGGTGATGTAGCGCGATCCCTTCACCGCGAAGACGAAGTCGTCGGGCACCGCGTCGCGCCAGCGCTCGTAGCTGGCCGGGCGCTGCAGCGAGTAGAACGAGCCGTTGAGCTCGAGCGACGACATCCGCTCGCCGACGTGCTCGAGCTCGCGGCACTGCGGCAGCCCGCGCGGGTAGAAGTCGCCGCGCCACTCGGCGTAGCGCCAGCCGGAGATCCCGACGCGCGCGCGGGCGGCCGGCGCGGTCTCGCGGCGCTCCTCCTCCATGCGCCCACCCTCGCACCGGCTGCCGAGAGCCCGCTCAGCGCCGGCGATCCGGGGTCGCATCGCCACCTGCGGATGTCGGTGGCTCGCACTACCGTCGGGCCATGGAGCTCGACATCGCCGTGCACCCGGCCACGGCCGACCGCTTCGACGACCTGGCGGCGATCCTGGCACCGCGCAACCCCGATGCGCCGGCCTGCTGGTGCCTGAGCTATCGCGTGCCGGGCGCCGAGTTCAACGCCCTCGCCGGTGCGGACCGACCGGCGCGACTGCGCCGCTACGCCGAGGAGGGCACGCCGCCGGGCGTCATCGCCTACGTCGGCGGCGAGCCGGCCGGGTGGTGCTCGGTGAGCCCCCGCTCGAGCCATCATCGGCTCACGCGCTCGCGCACGATCCCTGCAGTGGACGACGTGCCGGTGTGGAGCATCGTGTGCCTCGTCGTCCGTCCCGGGTTCCGTCGCCAAGGCCTGGGGCACGCGCTGCTCGCGGGCGCGGTCGAGTTCGCGCGCAGCCGCCGCGCCCCGATGCTCGAGGCCTATCCGATCGAATCCGGCGACGAGCGGATCAGCACCGCGCTGGCCTACGTCGGCACGACGTCGCTCTTCGAGGCGGCCGGCTTCGAGCGCGTGGTCAAGACATCGTCGAAGTCGGGCGGCAGGGAGCGCTGGCTCATGCGGTTGCCGCTCGAGGGCGAGCAGCCACCTGAGGTCGATGCCGCAGGGGGTTGACACTGCAGGGGGTTGACACCGCAGACCGGCGGGCGCACCATGTAAGCAGTTGCTTACGCAGGGAGGTGTGCAGTGCCGATCGCGACCGATCCGCTCAGCCGCATCTTCTTCGCGCTCGCCGACCCGACACGGCGCGCGATGCTGGAGCGGCTCGCGGCCGGTGCCGCGACCGTCGGGGAGCTCGCCGAGCCGTTCGCGATGAGCCGGCCGGCGGTGTCGCAGCACCTCGGCGTGCTCGAGCAGGCCGGCCTCATCGAGCGCACCCGACAGGGGCAGTGGCGCAGCTGCGCGCTGCGC contains:
- a CDS encoding GNAT family N-acetyltransferase: MELDIAVHPATADRFDDLAAILAPRNPDAPACWCLSYRVPGAEFNALAGADRPARLRRYAEEGTPPGVIAYVGGEPAGWCSVSPRSSHHRLTRSRTIPAVDDVPVWSIVCLVVRPGFRRQGLGHALLAGAVEFARSRRAPMLEAYPIESGDERISTALAYVGTTSLFEAAGFERVVKTSSKSGGRERWLMRLPLEGEQPPEVDAAGG
- a CDS encoding cell wall-binding repeat-containing protein; amino-acid sequence: MRLRPRLVAAAALTALVAGLLTVTPPAGTGGSATAAVAADFEAGYLVSDEQFYDGGAMTAAQVQAFIDAKHAGCTAGYTCLDTYRQKTPSIPADAYCGAMTGRADESAASIIARVGQACDISQRFLLVLLQKEQTLITHPSPSASRYEKATGFGCPDTAPCDASVAGFFYQVYYGARQFQRYAAHPERYNHRAGVVNQIRYDTEVACGSSPVLIRNLATAGLYNYTPYQPNAAALANLYGTGDSCSAYGNRNTWRIWTDWFGDPTEPLPSAQRIAGADRYATSVEISRRTFPTGAPVVYLASGENFPDGLAAGPAAAHAGGPVLLTPRGSAMPAVLAEIQRLNPAEVVIVGGAPSVSVAVEDAVRALAPARAVLRLGGTDRFHTSRLVAEHAFDSADAAFVATGLTFPDALAAGPAAAFRGGPVLLVDGGSGSLDAATRATLQGLGVDWAGIVGDGTSVSTGVANGLSAAVPSVVRYAGADRFATAAQLADVFDEVRTVYIASGTDFPDALAGAAAAGAEGAPMLLARRECLPAVSRSTLLGSGADEVLILGGLPTLSEATAAYTRCP
- a CDS encoding response regulator, with amino-acid sequence MTRILLVDDQALVRAGFETILSSEPGFDVVGQAKDGAEGVRLAAELQPDVICMDVQMPVMDGLEATRAICAADGHAAVLMLTTFDRDDFLFDALSAGASGFLLKTAEPEQLIDAVHALARGDALLSPEVTRRVIERFAGATGSTDAAVTTGEMLAAPPSPVLVDLTDRERETLLLLARGRSNAEIARELFVGEATVKTHVSNVLLKLGIRDRIHAVIWAYEHGVVAPRG
- a CDS encoding DUF2834 domain-containing protein yields the protein MAEPVRARAPQPRTRRIPAVAVAWFALSAAGLVGTWWYNIAFFADPGGLGYLEGWFANAASASASIDLLVVAVAASIFMIVEGARLGWARWVWVLVVLGAVIAIAFAFPLFLGMRAVALHRRASPER
- a CDS encoding DUF72 domain-containing protein, producing MEEERRETAPAARARVGISGWRYAEWRGDFYPRGLPQCRELEHVGERMSSLELNGSFYSLQRPASYERWRDAVPDDFVFAVKGSRYITHMLRLRGVEVAMANFFASGVLALGAKLGPFLWQLPEREEFDAEGLDRFLAGLPRSTGEALELARRHDDRMRGRTWLEEGPDVPMRHALEPRARSFEDPAAAELLRHHRVALTVADTADRWPAFGEVTADFAYVRLHGSRELYASGYTPDELDAWAERIRGWTSGVATPDGSPRDVYVYFDNDIHGHAPHDAMALAQRVEPT
- a CDS encoding sensor histidine kinase; translated protein: MSVRRAPDASSLRADLVLAVALALIGCVMVALSAMTGLQFADVPIWAPLLAAVLLPAPLVLRRVHPLPVSIAQIVIYIVAGEAAVLELYASQVSLFMGFYSIGAWDADRRRAFWSRLVIVIAMAVWLASSAVRGFFDPETGERGVSAFFAFLVIQIVINAAYFGAGWVFGDRAWRSAVEREALDAAHAEIQAQQDRLAEQAVSLERLRIARELHDVVAHHVSAMGVQAGAARRVLDRDPVKAADALRHVEQSARDAIGELRSLVVTLRSEDDGTSAAPELAALPALIESARESGQRIELQSIGTPRPVTSMVGLTVYRIVQEALTNSRKHAGPVARVDVRLRYLDDEIEVEVTDDGRGGAAGTHGAGAGLMGMRERVAALGGSLEVGPRSRGGWLVRARVPSPGPARADEATLGFADEASASAGEPAATAGVEAPASAAPADAPTSADASAR
- a CDS encoding ArsR/SmtB family transcription factor, with product MPIATDPLSRIFFALADPTRRAMLERLAAGAATVGELAEPFAMSRPAVSQHLGVLEQAGLIERTRQGQWRSCALRPEGLDDAEQWVTEHRAAWQSRFDRLDETLAALVAGERDAGSASDAHHEASDAGPSDTSTTDQADASVGDPKEQ
- a CDS encoding RNA polymerase sigma factor → MDLAQTDEQLWRAVVRGDGVAFAAIFDRHGDRVWRHAWRLMQHRQDTEDVTAAVFAEAWRKRSRVRIVDDSVLPWLLATATNCARNARRSIRRNERLIAHIPLGPDSPDTADVAGDRFARVDASSAVGAALRELSETDARLVSLVLLEEIPLADAAKAIGVSYGAAKTRIHRAKQRLRGHLQAAGAGDLEEVSA